Proteins found in one Bremerella volcania genomic segment:
- a CDS encoding aspartate aminotransferase family protein: MSGTVSKFEAANCTVSSQVLDRAKKSLAGGDSSTMRVLPYHIPLVADRAQGCRLWDVDGNEYIDLNMSYGPLLLGHRPKAVIEAVYRQISEQGSQLGFPTEVTMRVAEKIKKLFPSIELLRFANSGTEACASAVRLAKTYTGRNKLIMFEGHYHGWSEAVFTKYHAPLDELPEKGYGQAIPGTSGMGDSIKDVITVQWNDLDALERALAEHGDEVCAVMMEPISGNAGLLMPKDGYLATVREMAHDCGALLIFDEVITGMRVSPGGAQEHYLVSPDITVMSKAMGGGYPVSAFGASAEMMQCIVKGPLFHGGVFSGNAIVMSAAEAVLDTVLADKEGIYGHLNAVSDQLANGVKDIYSRLNIPAQVNHLGPLMAAMITKEETEGLYNYRDVRRHADFDRYIQFQHWMQQRGVYFHPNEFEPMFLSIAHSSRDIDEVLERWEEGARQCLVR, translated from the coding sequence ATGTCCGGTACTGTTTCCAAGTTTGAAGCCGCCAATTGCACCGTAAGCTCGCAGGTCCTCGACCGCGCCAAAAAAAGCTTGGCTGGTGGCGACAGCAGCACTATGCGGGTTCTGCCTTACCACATTCCACTAGTTGCCGACCGTGCCCAAGGGTGCCGACTATGGGATGTTGACGGTAACGAATACATCGACCTCAACATGTCGTACGGCCCTTTGCTATTAGGTCACCGCCCCAAGGCCGTGATCGAAGCGGTCTATCGCCAAATCTCGGAGCAAGGCAGCCAACTCGGCTTCCCAACGGAAGTCACGATGCGTGTGGCTGAAAAGATCAAGAAGCTCTTCCCGAGCATCGAGCTACTTCGTTTCGCCAATTCAGGAACCGAAGCATGTGCTTCCGCCGTACGTCTCGCCAAGACGTATACCGGCCGGAACAAGCTGATCATGTTTGAAGGCCATTACCACGGTTGGAGCGAAGCAGTATTTACCAAGTACCATGCTCCCCTGGATGAGCTTCCCGAGAAAGGCTACGGTCAGGCCATTCCCGGCACTTCCGGCATGGGGGATAGCATTAAGGACGTTATCACGGTTCAGTGGAACGACCTGGATGCTCTGGAACGAGCCCTAGCCGAACACGGCGACGAAGTGTGCGCGGTAATGATGGAACCCATTTCAGGCAACGCCGGTTTGCTGATGCCCAAGGATGGTTACCTGGCAACGGTCCGGGAAATGGCCCACGATTGTGGTGCTTTGCTCATCTTCGATGAAGTTATCACCGGCATGCGAGTCTCGCCGGGTGGTGCCCAAGAGCATTACCTGGTCAGCCCTGACATCACCGTCATGTCCAAGGCGATGGGTGGTGGTTACCCGGTCAGCGCGTTTGGTGCCTCGGCCGAGATGATGCAGTGCATCGTGAAAGGCCCACTGTTCCATGGCGGCGTCTTCTCTGGAAATGCGATTGTGATGTCGGCCGCGGAAGCCGTCCTCGATACGGTCCTGGCAGACAAAGAGGGCATTTACGGTCACTTGAATGCCGTTTCCGACCAGCTCGCCAATGGCGTGAAGGACATCTACTCGCGTCTGAACATTCCGGCTCAGGTCAATCACCTGGGTCCGCTGATGGCAGCCATGATTACGAAGGAAGAGACGGAAGGTCTCTACAACTATCGCGATGTTCGTCGTCACGCCGACTTTGATCGCTACATTCAGTTCCAACACTGGATGCAACAGCGTGGCGTCTATTTCCACCCCAACGAGTTCGAACCGATGTTCCTGTCCATCGCTCATTCGTCGCGTGACATCGACGAAGTCCTCGAGCGTTGGGAAGAAGGTGCACGCCAATGCCTGGTACGTTAA
- a CDS encoding SDR family oxidoreductase → MKYHLLTGGTGLLGRYLLRDLTLADIPLAVIVRPSRIESALGRIETAMTYWERELGHALVRPIVLEGDITQPMCGLSPEDQRWVQEYCDTAVHSAASLTFYAEEDDGEPWRSNIHGTRNMLELCRKTGIRKFHHVSTAYVCGQRREVIREDELDVGQLPSNDYEASKITAEKEVRAAGFDTLTVHRPSIIVGDSQTGFTTSYHGFYTPLRLVHTLVTTLPWDVIAQGDWLGTLALSGDERKNLVPVDWVSAAMTEVIAREDLHGETYHFTNPKAATVADMLASMGEAVLDLAKHEAADQSKLSEDAEKMMQSFRDQMKVYQSYWSDDPTFDSTRTETCLPHLPCPQVDQSLMDLLVKYAIDKNFGWPRETPVSRKFPIAEELAPWMSPSDSSDNSDDRRYVSLRISGNGGGQWHMILDHGRLVGVGSGLKNGDSSTCYLNSDTFHRLTRGQLSWEAALQSGRLFTAGNATSSEEIARCFQEFSTATKAESPSSFIQ, encoded by the coding sequence ATGAAGTATCACCTGTTAACTGGCGGCACAGGCTTACTCGGCCGCTACCTACTTCGCGACCTGACGTTGGCGGATATTCCGCTGGCGGTCATCGTGCGCCCCTCGCGAATTGAATCCGCGTTGGGTCGCATTGAGACGGCCATGACCTACTGGGAAAGGGAACTGGGACACGCACTGGTGCGGCCCATCGTCCTGGAGGGCGACATCACGCAGCCGATGTGTGGCCTGTCCCCTGAAGATCAACGGTGGGTTCAGGAATACTGCGATACCGCCGTTCACTCAGCGGCCTCGCTGACCTTCTATGCGGAAGAAGACGACGGGGAACCGTGGCGCAGCAACATCCATGGCACCCGAAACATGCTCGAACTCTGCCGCAAGACGGGCATTCGCAAATTCCATCACGTCTCGACCGCGTACGTTTGTGGTCAGCGACGGGAAGTCATTCGCGAAGATGAGTTGGATGTCGGCCAACTTCCCAGCAACGACTACGAAGCAAGCAAGATTACGGCGGAAAAGGAGGTTCGTGCCGCAGGCTTCGATACGTTAACGGTTCATCGACCGTCCATCATTGTAGGAGACTCCCAAACGGGCTTTACCACTTCATACCACGGCTTTTACACGCCGCTTCGCCTGGTGCATACGCTGGTTACGACCTTGCCATGGGATGTGATTGCCCAGGGAGACTGGCTAGGTACGCTGGCACTCTCAGGCGACGAACGAAAGAACCTGGTTCCCGTCGATTGGGTTTCGGCTGCGATGACCGAAGTGATCGCTCGTGAAGATCTTCATGGCGAGACCTATCACTTCACCAATCCCAAGGCAGCGACGGTCGCAGACATGCTGGCATCGATGGGAGAAGCGGTTCTTGATTTGGCCAAGCATGAAGCAGCGGATCAATCGAAGCTCTCGGAAGACGCGGAAAAGATGATGCAGTCGTTCCGCGATCAGATGAAGGTCTATCAGTCCTATTGGAGTGATGACCCAACCTTCGATAGTACGCGCACGGAAACGTGTTTGCCTCACCTGCCCTGTCCCCAGGTTGATCAGTCACTGATGGACCTGTTGGTGAAGTACGCCATCGACAAGAACTTCGGTTGGCCGCGGGAAACGCCAGTCAGCCGCAAGTTCCCCATTGCCGAAGAGCTGGCCCCCTGGATGAGTCCCAGCGATTCGTCGGACAACTCCGATGATCGACGTTACGTCAGCCTGCGTATTAGCGGAAACGGCGGTGGCCAGTGGCACATGATTTTGGATCACGGCCGTCTGGTGGGCGTAGGATCTGGCCTGAAAAACGGAGACAGCTCAACCTGCTATCTCAACTCCGATACATTCCATCGCCTCACCCGCGGTCAGCTTAGTTGGGAAGCCGCACTGCAATCAGGACGATTGTTCACAGCTGGAAATGCTACCAGTTCCGAAGAAATCGCCCGATGTTTCCAAGAGTTCTCGACCGCCACCAAGGCCGAGAGTCCTTCCAGTTTCATCCAATAA